In Brevibacillus marinus, the genomic window GTCCAACAAAGATGCCTATCAAGTAAAATCGACCCTGCAAGTAGGCAACCGCACCTACACCTACTACCGCCTGCAGGGGTTGGAGGAAAAAGGGATTGGTCCGGTTTCCAAGCTGCCGTTCTCGATCAAGATCCTGCTGGAAGCCGCCGTTCGCCAGTTCGACGGTCGGGCGATCACCAAAGAGCACGTACAGCAGTTGGCCAACTGGACGGAAGAGCGCAACGCCAACAGCGAAGTGCCGCTGATGCCTGCCCGCATCGTCCTGCAGGACTTCACGGGTGTGCCGGCGGTGGTGGACCTGGCAGCGATGCGCGATGCGATGAAAAAAGCAGGCGGCGATCCGAAACGGATCAATCCGCTCGTTCCGGTTGACCTGGTGATCGACCACTCGGTGATGGTTGACGCGTTCGGTTCGCCGGAAGCGCTGGAAACCAACATGCGGCTGGAATTCGAGCGCAACGAAGAGCGCTACCGCTTCCTGCGTTGGGCGCAAACGGCCTTCGACAACTTCCGCGCCGTGCCGCCGGCAACCGGGATCGTGCACCAGGTCAACCTGGAATACCTCGCTACGGTAGTCGCCACGCGGGAAGTAAACGGGGAAATCGTCGCGTTCCCGGACTCGCTGGTGGGGACGGACTCGCACACCACGATGATCAACGGTTTGGGCGTCCTCGGCTGGGGCGTGGGCGGTATCGAGGCGGAAGCGGGCATGCTCGGCCAACCGCTCTACTTCGTGACGCCGGAAGTAGTCGGCTTCAAGCTGACCGGTTCCTTGTCCGAAGGAGCGACCGCGACCGACCTCGCGCTGACCGTCACCCAGATGCTGCGGAAAAAAGGCGTGGTCGGCAAGTTCGTCGAGTTCTACGGTCCCGGTCTGTCCAACATTTCGCTGGCTGACCGTGCGACAGTGGCCAACATGGCTCCGGAATACGGCGCAACGATGGGCTTCTTCCCGGTCGACGCGGAGACGCTGAACTACCTGCGGCAAACCGGACGCAGCGAAGAGCTGATCCAGCTGGTCGAAGCCTACACCAAGGCGCAAGGGCTGTTCCGCACCGACGACACGCCGGACCCGGTCTTCAGTGAAACGCTGGAACTGGATCTCTCCACCGTGGTCCCCAGCCTGGCAGGTCCGCGCCGTCCGCAAGACCGCGTCGAGCTGACCGCGATGAAGGAAACCTTCCAAAACAGCCTGCGTGCGCCGATTGACAAAGGCGGGTTTGGCCTGCCCGAAGAGAAAATCGCCGCTCAGGCGGAAGTGGTTCACCCGAACGGCGAGAAGAGCGTGTTGAAAACCGGTTCCATCGTGATTGCCGCGATCACCTCCTGTACCAATACATCCAACCCGAGCGTCATGCTGGGGGCAGGGCTTGTCGCGAAAAAAGCGGTGGAAAAAGGGCTGAAAAAACCGGCGTACGTGAAAAGTTCGCTGGCACCCGGTTCCCGCGTCGTGACGCAGTACCTGAAAGACGCAGGGCTGCAGGAGTACCTCGACCAGCTCGGCTTCCATACCGTTGGTTACGGCTGCACCACCTGCATCGGCAACTCCGGTCCGCTGCCGGAAGAAATCAGCAAAGCGATTGTCGAGAACGATCTGACCGTGGCAGCGGTGCTCTCCGGTAACCGCAACTTCGAAGGACGCATTCACGCCTTGGTCAAGGCCAACTACCTGGCTTCGCCGCCGCTGGTTATCGCCTACGCGCTGGCCGGAACGGTCGACATCGACCTGACGAAAGATCCGATCGGCACCGGCAAAGACGGCCAACCTGTCTACCTGAAAGACATTTGGCCGACGCCGCAGGAAATTGCGGAGGCGACGAAGAAAGCCATGAATCCGGAATTCTTCCGCGCCGAGTACGAACATGTCTTCACGGCCAACCAGCGCTGGAACGAGATCGAGACCCCGGCTGGCGATCTGTACGCGTGGGATGAGAATTCCACCTACATCCAGGAGCCGCCGTTCTTCAAGAATTTGACCAACGAACCGGGCCAGATCACGAACATCACCGGCGCGAGAGCGATCGCCCTGCTCGGCGATTCGGTCACCACCGACCACATTTCACCGGCAGGCAACATCGCCCCGAACAGTCCGGCCGCCCGCTATCTGCAGGAAAAAGGCGTGGAGCGGAAAGACTTCAACTCCTATGGTTCCCGCCGCGGCAACCACGAAGTGATGATGCGCGGCACCTTTGCCAACATCCGCATCCGCAACCAGATGGCGCCCGGTACGGAGGGCGGCGTGACCACCTACCTGCCGACAGGGGAAGTGCTCTCCATCTACGACGCCAGCATGAAATATCAAGCGAGCAACACCCCGCTCGTCGTCCTGGCAGGGAAAGAGTACGGCACCGGAAGTTCCCGCGACTGGGCGGCAAAAGGTACGTTCCTGCTCGGCATCAAAGCGGTGATCGCGGAAAGCTACGAACGGATTCACCGCTCCAATCTGGTCGGCATGGGCGTCCTGCCGCTGCAGTTCGCCAACGGCGAAAGCTGGCGCTCGCTGGGCATCACCGGCAAAGAGACGTTCGACATCATCGGACTGGACGATGACATCCAGCCGGGCCAAACGGCGAAAGTCAAAGCAACCCGCGAAGACGGCAGCACGTTTGAATTCGACGTGATCGTCCGGCTCGACAGCACGGTGGAAATCGACTACTACAAAAACGGCGGCATCCTGCAGACGGTGCTTCGCCAACTGATGGATGAAAATCCGGTGGCCGTAAGCTAAGCCCGCCACCCGCATCCATTCGAATGAAAGCGAGCTGTCCTCCCGCAGCGGAGACAGCTCGCTTGTTTGCTTTTTGTTCACGCTTCTTCCGCCGACTTGGGACGCAGGATGAGAAACAGCAGGAGCGGAATCACGAGGATAAAGATCAGGGCAACCCCCGTCCACAGGTGCTGCAGATTGATCACCCCGACGATGCTGCGGAAAAACCAGAATGAGCAGCTCATCGCCAACAGCCCGACCGGCGCTGCGACTACCTTGGCATCGATCCGGGGGACGACGCGCCTGAGGCCGTGGCAGATAAAGTAGAGACTGTACGAGATCTTGATCATCACCGTCGGCAGGTAGAGGGAAAACATAAACAGATCCAGGCGATCGAGAAAATCGGTGATTTCGATCTGCCGCGCCAGCGCATAAGTGGGAAACAACATGCGGGGGGTGATTTCGACGCCCAGCACGAGCAGTTCCATGACGAGCACGATCAGCAGCAAGAACGTGCCCAGAAAAAGTCCGGACAGGCCGTGGCGCGCGCGAAACGTCTGTTTCACAAAGAGAAACGGCAGCAGGATGATTTCTCCGATGTACGGAATGACATACCAGGTCCCCAGGCCGACGCCTGTCCAGTCCACATCCAGCAGGGGTTGAAAGGCGGCGAAATTTACAAATTTCGCCAGCAGCAGAGGGAAAAACAGGGCCAGAATGATCATAATCGGCACAAACAATTCGGTCATCCGCGCGAGGATCTCAATCCCGCCGCGGGCAATCAAGACAGCGGAGATCACGTACAGGAGGGCCAGAACAATCACCGGTGTCCGCTGCAGCATAAAAAGATTGGTAAAATCCGTGACCACCCGGATGTCGCGCACGAGGACGAAAAAGAAAAAAAGCAGATAGGAGAACGAAATGATCCGGCCAAAGGCGGAAAAGCGGGTAATCAGCGCCTCAAACAAATCATGTTGCGGAAAGCGGAACGAGATCCGGGAAAGCAGCCACAAGGAAAACGCGCTTACCAACGCACCAGCGAGACAGGAAAGATAGATATGCTGCTTGGCGAACGCCATCATTTGCGCCGGGACGTGAATCGCGGTGATGGCTACCACGCACACAACCCCGATCAGCCCCGCCTGATAAGCGGAAATTCGTTCCATGATCACCCTTCCTCTCCACTACCCAAAAAAACGGGAAACCTGCTCCAGTACCCACACATCGGGGAAAAAGACGTGGCTCGCCTCGTTGAGATACAACCAGATTAGGGCGGATATCCCATACAAGGCGATGTACAGGCAGCGCGTCAAGAAGTTCCCCTGCCTCAGCGCCCGCCAATCGAACAGGACAAACAGCCCCATCACCAACAGCAGCGAAAGCAAAGCAAGGATCATTTTTGCACATCACGCTCCTGAATCCCCATCGGTTCCGTGACCGCACCGGGGTGTTCAATTCGGGCCAGCACGCTGACATGCACCCGGACTTTTGGGTAGAGCTCTTGCCATCGCTCTCTGATTCGCTTCCACTCGCGGGGATGTTGGCGATAGATGAGCCGGCCGAATCCGATCGGATCGGAATGATGTTTCTGGGCCAGCTGAATGCTGCGTTCGATCACCCGCTTAATCAGCGCTTCCGCCTTCCGCTCCACTTGCAGCATGTTTACGCGATATGTCAGATCGTAGGTCGATTGATTGCTGGTGACAATGCCTGTGGCCCGCACCTGTACATTCATGCGGAGGTCGTCCCCGCGAACGACGGGGCTGTACTTTACGTTCATCTCATGAAAGATCGAGGAGATCGAACCGCTGCCATTCGGCGCCGGGATGATCAGCTCAGGGTAGCGGGTTTCATTCAAGGCCCAGAGGATGCCTTTCGCCTCTTCCTGGTTGAGCACCGCCACCATCCGATTGTTTTCGTCAAACAGCGCCATGCCGTTCAGTTGGATGATCTGTTTCTGGTTCTGCAG contains:
- the acnA gene encoding aconitate hydratase AcnA, whose translation is MSNKDAYQVKSTLQVGNRTYTYYRLQGLEEKGIGPVSKLPFSIKILLEAAVRQFDGRAITKEHVQQLANWTEERNANSEVPLMPARIVLQDFTGVPAVVDLAAMRDAMKKAGGDPKRINPLVPVDLVIDHSVMVDAFGSPEALETNMRLEFERNEERYRFLRWAQTAFDNFRAVPPATGIVHQVNLEYLATVVATREVNGEIVAFPDSLVGTDSHTTMINGLGVLGWGVGGIEAEAGMLGQPLYFVTPEVVGFKLTGSLSEGATATDLALTVTQMLRKKGVVGKFVEFYGPGLSNISLADRATVANMAPEYGATMGFFPVDAETLNYLRQTGRSEELIQLVEAYTKAQGLFRTDDTPDPVFSETLELDLSTVVPSLAGPRRPQDRVELTAMKETFQNSLRAPIDKGGFGLPEEKIAAQAEVVHPNGEKSVLKTGSIVIAAITSCTNTSNPSVMLGAGLVAKKAVEKGLKKPAYVKSSLAPGSRVVTQYLKDAGLQEYLDQLGFHTVGYGCTTCIGNSGPLPEEISKAIVENDLTVAAVLSGNRNFEGRIHALVKANYLASPPLVIAYALAGTVDIDLTKDPIGTGKDGQPVYLKDIWPTPQEIAEATKKAMNPEFFRAEYEHVFTANQRWNEIETPAGDLYAWDENSTYIQEPPFFKNLTNEPGQITNITGARAIALLGDSVTTDHISPAGNIAPNSPAARYLQEKGVERKDFNSYGSRRGNHEVMMRGTFANIRIRNQMAPGTEGGVTTYLPTGEVLSIYDASMKYQASNTPLVVLAGKEYGTGSSRDWAAKGTFLLGIKAVIAESYERIHRSNLVGMGVLPLQFANGESWRSLGITGKETFDIIGLDDDIQPGQTAKVKATREDGSTFEFDVIVRLDSTVEIDYYKNGGILQTVLRQLMDENPVAVS
- a CDS encoding GerAB/ArcD/ProY family transporter, giving the protein MERISAYQAGLIGVVCVVAITAIHVPAQMMAFAKQHIYLSCLAGALVSAFSLWLLSRISFRFPQHDLFEALITRFSAFGRIISFSYLLFFFFVLVRDIRVVTDFTNLFMLQRTPVIVLALLYVISAVLIARGGIEILARMTELFVPIMIILALFFPLLLAKFVNFAAFQPLLDVDWTGVGLGTWYVIPYIGEIILLPFLFVKQTFRARHGLSGLFLGTFLLLIVLVMELLVLGVEITPRMLFPTYALARQIEITDFLDRLDLFMFSLYLPTVMIKISYSLYFICHGLRRVVPRIDAKVVAAPVGLLAMSCSFWFFRSIVGVINLQHLWTGVALIFILVIPLLLFLILRPKSAEEA